Proteins encoded by one window of Halomonas sp. Bachu 37:
- a CDS encoding symmetrical bis(5'-nucleosyl)-tetraphosphatase, giving the protein MSTYAIGDLHGCHAEFIELLETLGFDSRRDRLWLVGDLVNRGPGSLECLREVKALGAAAECVLGNHDLHLLAVARGNGTLKRNDTLSDILAAPDREQLLDWLQSRPLTVRHEQDLMVHAGLLPQWTVPQAERLGQEVQAMLGSENAGAFLCAMYGNLPDVWHPELEGIARQRMIVNVFTRMRFINAQGQLDFAAKEGLDSAPPGYAPWFQYPRDDDYRVIFGHWAALEGTAPDARMSVESLDSGCVWGGSLTALNLESGQRTRVPSRQVRC; this is encoded by the coding sequence ATGTCGACTTATGCTATTGGTGACCTGCACGGCTGCCATGCCGAATTCATCGAGTTGCTGGAAACGCTCGGCTTTGATTCGCGCCGCGACCGGCTGTGGTTGGTGGGGGATCTCGTCAATCGCGGGCCGGGTTCGCTCGAATGCCTGCGTGAGGTGAAGGCGCTGGGAGCGGCGGCGGAGTGCGTACTGGGCAATCATGATCTCCACCTGCTGGCGGTGGCGCGCGGCAACGGTACCCTGAAACGCAACGACACCTTGAGCGACATCCTGGCGGCACCGGACCGCGAACAATTGCTCGATTGGCTGCAGAGCCGTCCATTGACAGTGCGTCACGAGCAGGACCTGATGGTTCATGCGGGGCTGTTGCCGCAGTGGACGGTACCCCAGGCCGAGCGCCTGGGCCAGGAGGTCCAGGCCATGCTGGGTAGCGAGAATGCCGGGGCGTTCCTGTGTGCCATGTACGGCAACCTCCCCGATGTATGGCATCCCGAGCTTGAAGGTATCGCGCGGCAGCGCATGATCGTCAATGTCTTCACGCGGATGCGCTTCATAAACGCCCAAGGCCAACTGGATTTTGCCGCCAAGGAGGGGCTGGACAGCGCGCCTCCCGGCTACGCCCCTTGGTTCCAGTATCCCCGCGATGACGACTACCGAGTAATCTTCGGCCATTGGGCCGCGCTGGAAGGCACCGCACCCGACGCCAGGATGTCTGTCGAGTCGCTGGATAGCGGCTGTGTCTGGGGCGGAAGTCTTACCGCCTTGAACCTGGAGAGCGGCCAGCGCACCCGCGTGCCCAGCCGCCAGGTGAGGTGTTAG
- the apaG gene encoding Co2+/Mg2+ efflux protein ApaG, producing the protein MSEPEVLVAIEPHYRSDESCATQARYVFSYTVTLHNTSDHSVQLMARYWKITQGSGESQEVRGKGVVGQQPLIGPGQRFRYTSRAILQTPVGVMQGAYTCFNTATQRAFDVPVAPFCLAGPNQIH; encoded by the coding sequence GTGAGTGAGCCGGAAGTACTCGTGGCGATCGAGCCGCATTACCGTAGCGATGAGTCCTGCGCCACCCAGGCGCGGTATGTTTTCTCCTACACGGTGACGCTGCACAACACCAGCGACCACAGCGTCCAGCTGATGGCACGCTACTGGAAGATCACCCAGGGCAGCGGTGAAAGTCAGGAAGTGCGTGGCAAGGGAGTGGTGGGGCAGCAGCCGTTGATCGGACCCGGTCAGCGCTTTCGCTATACCAGCCGCGCCATCCTGCAAACCCCGGTAGGTGTCATGCAGGGGGCCTATACCTGCTTCAATACCGCGACCCAGCGGGCGTTCGACGTTCCCGTGGCGCCGTTCTGCCTCGCCGGACCCAACCAAATCCATTGA
- the rsmA gene encoding 16S rRNA (adenine(1518)-N(6)/adenine(1519)-N(6))-dimethyltransferase RsmA has product MTQPPVHRARKRFGQNFLRDPGIISRIVRSIGPRAADRLVEIGPGQGALTEPLLDAAGKLEVIELDRDLIPGLRVQFFNYPDFVIHEGDALKFDFQALKGDGPALRVVGNLPYNISTPLIVHLLQAGDAIADMHFMLQKEVVERLAAVPGGPDWGRLSVMAQYYCHVDQLFVVPPEAFVPRPKVDSAIVRLTPHEQLPHTAQDPLLLFDLVREAFGQRRKTLRNNLKGRIDAEALETLGIDPGRRPQTLSVEEFVRIANHLALADTGADQGE; this is encoded by the coding sequence ATGACCCAACCTCCGGTTCACCGCGCACGCAAGCGTTTTGGGCAAAACTTTCTGCGCGATCCGGGGATCATTTCCCGGATCGTCCGTTCGATCGGGCCACGCGCCGCGGACCGACTGGTCGAGATAGGGCCGGGCCAAGGGGCCTTGACCGAACCGCTACTGGACGCGGCGGGCAAGCTCGAAGTCATCGAGCTGGACCGCGACCTTATCCCCGGCTTGAGAGTGCAATTCTTCAACTACCCCGACTTCGTGATTCATGAAGGCGATGCGCTGAAATTCGACTTTCAGGCACTGAAAGGCGATGGGCCGGCGCTGCGGGTGGTAGGCAATCTTCCCTATAACATCTCGACGCCGCTCATCGTTCATCTACTGCAGGCGGGTGATGCGATCGCGGACATGCACTTCATGCTGCAGAAGGAAGTGGTCGAGCGCCTGGCGGCGGTTCCCGGCGGCCCCGACTGGGGGCGCCTGTCGGTGATGGCGCAGTACTATTGCCATGTCGACCAGCTGTTCGTGGTGCCCCCGGAAGCCTTCGTGCCGCGGCCCAAGGTGGACTCGGCCATCGTTCGCCTGACACCCCACGAGCAGTTGCCGCACACGGCCCAGGACCCGCTGCTGTTGTTCGACCTGGTGCGAGAGGCCTTCGGCCAGCGGCGCAAGACCCTGCGCAACAACCTCAAGGGAAGGATCGATGCCGAAGCGCTGGAGACGCTGGGAATCGACCCAGGGCGTCGCCCGCAGACCCTGAGCGTGGAGGAGTTCGTGCGTATCGCCAATCACCTGGCGCTTGCCGATACAGGAGCCGACCAGGGTGAGTGA
- the pdxA gene encoding 4-hydroxythreonine-4-phosphate dehydrogenase PdxA, which translates to MHAGEAGSLAVKLALTTGEPAGIGPELTLMLAAQGALPPGTVAVGDPEMLAVRARALGLAVRIETISPGEALPSLNAGVLPVWPVPLRTESVPGHLETANAAYVLETLDVAIAACLQGHADAMVTAPLHKGVIVEGGFPGFTGHTEYLRDACKVDEVVMMLATEQALHAQVPGWTGESALRVALVTTHLPLRKVADAITAPRLERIARLLHADLKRQFGIAAPRIAVCGLNPHAGEGGHLGHEEQAIITPVLDALRAEGLLIEGPLPADTLFTPRHLRDVDAVLAMYHDQGLAVLKYAGFGRAANLTLGLPLVRTSVDHGTALDLAGRGSADPGSLQVALALAAELSRRKHSGQVHPAG; encoded by the coding sequence ATGCATGCAGGCGAGGCCGGCTCGCTGGCCGTGAAGTTGGCATTGACCACGGGCGAGCCCGCCGGTATCGGTCCCGAGCTGACCTTGATGCTGGCGGCGCAAGGGGCTCTGCCGCCGGGTACGGTTGCGGTCGGTGATCCTGAGATGCTGGCGGTGCGCGCCCGGGCACTGGGCTTGGCGGTACGAATCGAGACGATCTCGCCTGGAGAGGCGTTGCCCTCCTTGAATGCCGGTGTGCTACCGGTGTGGCCGGTACCGCTGCGCACCGAGAGCGTACCTGGTCACCTGGAGACGGCCAATGCCGCCTATGTGCTGGAAACCCTGGATGTGGCGATAGCGGCTTGCCTCCAGGGACACGCCGATGCCATGGTTACCGCGCCGCTGCACAAGGGGGTGATCGTCGAGGGCGGGTTTCCCGGCTTTACCGGTCATACCGAGTATCTGCGCGATGCCTGCAAGGTGGACGAAGTGGTAATGATGCTGGCCACCGAGCAGGCCCTGCACGCTCAGGTTCCGGGATGGACGGGGGAGAGCGCCCTGCGTGTCGCGCTGGTGACCACCCATCTTCCCCTGCGCAAAGTGGCCGATGCCATCACCGCGCCAAGGCTCGAGCGAATCGCCCGGCTGTTGCACGCCGATCTTAAGCGGCAATTCGGTATCGCGGCACCGCGTATCGCGGTATGCGGACTGAACCCCCACGCCGGGGAGGGCGGGCACCTGGGGCATGAGGAGCAAGCCATCATCACGCCGGTGCTCGATGCCCTGCGCGCAGAAGGCTTGCTTATCGAGGGGCCGCTGCCCGCCGATACCCTGTTCACACCCCGCCATCTGCGCGACGTCGATGCCGTGCTGGCGATGTATCACGACCAGGGTCTCGCGGTGCTCAAGTATGCCGGCTTCGGCCGGGCCGCCAATCTCACCCTGGGGTTGCCGCTGGTGCGGACCTCGGTGGACCACGGCACCGCGTTGGATCTAGCCGGCCGTGGCAGCGCCGACCCAGGAAGCTTGCAGGTCGCCCTGGCGCTGGCCGCGGAGCTATCGCGTCGAAAGCATTCCGGCCAGGTCCACCCCGCCGGGTAG
- a CDS encoding peptidylprolyl isomerase — protein sequence MRSRKIASLGRVLGLAACLVALPLTLQAQEYQSLERRSLDQVVAVVNDGVIMQSELEERLQQVQRQAEEQGGSLPTGVNLRRQVLERMVVEELQLQMARDANLSVDDTELNRQLRSIAESNGMSLDAFADRLEADGMSLGQVREQVRREMLIRQVQQRQVGGRVSISDRDVERLLAQQAPGGPTEQAVIEENRARHILIGMTPNRDESQARAMANDIRRRLQQGESFAALAQEMSDDQGSALNGGELGWLRPGQTVPAFEEAMNELPLNQVSEPVRSQFGYHLIEVLERRRQDVTQESQREQVRQAMFQRRASEALEGWIQEIRSQAYVDIRL from the coding sequence ATGCGCAGTCGAAAGATCGCCTCCCTGGGCCGTGTGCTGGGCTTGGCCGCTTGTCTAGTCGCCTTGCCGCTGACACTGCAGGCCCAGGAATATCAATCGCTGGAGCGTCGCTCGCTGGACCAGGTCGTGGCGGTGGTCAACGATGGCGTGATCATGCAAAGCGAGCTCGAGGAGCGGCTACAGCAAGTGCAGCGCCAGGCCGAGGAGCAAGGCGGCAGCTTGCCGACGGGCGTTAACCTGCGCCGGCAAGTGCTGGAGCGCATGGTGGTGGAAGAGCTCCAGCTGCAAATGGCCCGCGATGCCAATCTCAGCGTGGACGACACCGAGCTGAACCGTCAGCTACGCAGCATCGCCGAATCCAACGGCATGAGCCTCGATGCTTTCGCCGATAGGCTCGAAGCCGATGGCATGAGCCTGGGACAGGTGCGCGAGCAGGTACGCCGCGAGATGCTCATTCGCCAGGTCCAGCAGCGCCAGGTAGGGGGACGCGTCTCCATCAGCGACCGTGACGTGGAACGCTTGCTGGCGCAGCAGGCGCCCGGCGGACCGACGGAGCAGGCGGTGATCGAAGAAAATCGCGCCCGTCACATCCTGATCGGGATGACGCCCAACAGGGACGAGAGTCAGGCGCGCGCAATGGCCAACGATATACGTCGCCGTCTGCAGCAAGGGGAATCCTTCGCCGCCTTGGCGCAGGAAATGAGCGACGATCAGGGCTCGGCGCTCAATGGCGGCGAACTGGGCTGGCTTCGCCCCGGTCAGACCGTGCCGGCGTTCGAAGAGGCCATGAACGAGCTTCCCCTCAATCAGGTTTCCGAGCCGGTGCGTTCACAATTTGGCTATCACCTCATCGAAGTACTCGAGCGGCGCCGCCAGGACGTGACTCAGGAGAGCCAGCGCGAACAGGTGCGCCAGGCCATGTTCCAGCGCCGTGCCAGCGAGGCACTGGAAGGCTGGATTCAGGAGATCCGCTCCCAGGCCTACGTGGATATCCGGCTCTGA
- a CDS encoding LPS-assembly protein LptD produces the protein MGKRLSRSALGSLVAGASLSPWWVQAAPPSAQDLDWQPWEGAAAQGELCRGRYVMPGYRLPQQDDPETVALEASELDYQANGEALLRGDVVLRRGNTQLEAASLRLPEQRQHIEAEGGLALRDGVALVRGKQANVSLVDDRAALEGAQYVFYEQRLRGEASRLEQRGESLYRLNDATFTTCDPGENTWRLVGSEINLHQARGYGTARHTRLEVKDTPVFYWPWLRFPLDDRRQTGLLWPTLGFSGDGVDYTQPFYWNIAANHDATITPRWMSDHGLLLGGEYRYLYPDSRGQVEGAWLASDDGGSGQRADRHEGDDRWYIDAQHAGRVNERSNYRLRYGSASDGRYFEDFGSTLGGDSRSSMERLAQVDYRGERWQLDARAQGFQRLEETLNDSDKPFYRLPSLTANADWRQDSGLYYQWRSNATHFWRDVDENLVPEREAATGTRLHLTPALGWRFEQPWGHLEPRTELWHTAYALDYGDRQTQRDESPDRSVAVSSVDGGLVFERELELAGRDYRQTLEPRLNYAYVPRTDQSELPDFDSREQPFSWNQLWSANRFSGADRVGDLNRLSYALESRLLEREDGSEQLSVGVGQSVYFDDRRIDLDGDPDKRRPEDYLTAERFYQATRERSPLVTRVDWQINSRWSAGYEWLYDDHRDLTERSAVDLHYRHPRGHVLNLGYRWEIEGFDPSVVPGDDGFRDYDREEFDVSFAWKATPQVDLIGRYIHDQTNQRSLEQLAGVQWNDCCYGVQVVWREWVDDNDTARVADDYHDRGLFLRFVFKGLGGIGQEADSYFEQAVPGYRAAAF, from the coding sequence ATGGGCAAGCGACTTTCACGCTCCGCGCTGGGCAGCCTCGTGGCCGGCGCTTCGCTAAGCCCCTGGTGGGTACAGGCGGCTCCGCCTTCCGCACAGGATCTGGACTGGCAACCCTGGGAAGGCGCCGCCGCTCAAGGTGAGTTATGCCGTGGCCGCTATGTAATGCCGGGCTACCGCTTGCCGCAGCAGGATGACCCTGAAACCGTGGCGCTGGAAGCGTCGGAGCTGGACTACCAGGCGAATGGCGAAGCGCTTTTGCGCGGCGATGTGGTGTTGCGCCGAGGCAATACCCAGCTGGAAGCCGCTTCCCTGCGCTTGCCCGAACAGCGCCAACATATCGAGGCCGAAGGGGGGTTGGCCCTGCGCGATGGCGTCGCTCTGGTGCGAGGGAAACAGGCGAATGTCTCTCTGGTCGACGACCGGGCGGCGCTGGAGGGGGCGCAATATGTCTTCTATGAGCAGCGCCTGCGCGGGGAGGCGTCGCGCCTGGAGCAGCGCGGCGAGTCACTCTATCGGCTGAACGATGCCACCTTCACCACCTGCGATCCCGGCGAGAATACCTGGCGCCTGGTGGGCAGCGAAATAAACTTGCACCAGGCGCGCGGTTACGGCACCGCTCGCCACACCCGTCTGGAAGTCAAGGACACCCCGGTATTCTATTGGCCCTGGCTGCGATTCCCCCTCGACGACCGTCGCCAAACCGGGTTGCTGTGGCCCACGCTGGGTTTCTCCGGCGATGGCGTGGACTACACCCAGCCCTTCTACTGGAATATCGCAGCCAATCACGACGCCACGATTACGCCGCGCTGGATGAGCGATCATGGCCTCCTGCTTGGAGGCGAATACCGTTACCTTTACCCCGACAGCCGCGGCCAGGTGGAAGGGGCGTGGCTCGCCAGCGACGACGGAGGGTCGGGGCAACGGGCCGATCGCCATGAAGGGGATGACCGCTGGTATATCGACGCGCAACACGCCGGCAGGGTGAATGAACGCAGCAATTATCGCCTGCGTTACGGCAGTGCCAGTGATGGCCGCTACTTCGAGGATTTCGGCAGTACCCTCGGCGGCGATTCGCGCAGCAGCATGGAGCGCCTGGCCCAGGTCGATTATCGCGGGGAGCGCTGGCAGCTGGATGCCCGAGCTCAGGGTTTCCAGCGTCTGGAGGAGACGCTCAACGATAGCGACAAACCGTTCTATCGTCTTCCCAGTCTGACGGCCAATGCTGACTGGCGCCAGGATAGCGGTCTGTATTACCAGTGGCGCTCCAACGCCACGCACTTCTGGCGGGATGTCGACGAAAACCTGGTGCCCGAGCGTGAAGCGGCGACCGGTACCCGCCTGCACCTGACGCCGGCGCTCGGCTGGCGGTTCGAACAGCCCTGGGGACATCTGGAGCCACGTACTGAATTGTGGCACACCGCCTATGCCCTGGATTACGGCGACCGCCAGACACAGCGCGATGAGTCGCCGGACCGTAGTGTCGCGGTCAGCTCGGTCGATGGCGGTCTGGTTTTCGAGCGTGAGCTCGAGCTTGCCGGACGCGACTATCGCCAGACACTGGAGCCACGTCTCAATTACGCCTACGTGCCGCGTACCGACCAGAGCGAGCTGCCGGATTTCGACAGTCGTGAACAACCCTTTTCCTGGAATCAGCTGTGGTCGGCCAATCGCTTCTCCGGTGCCGACCGGGTCGGCGATCTCAATCGCCTTTCCTATGCCCTGGAATCGCGGCTGCTGGAGCGCGAAGATGGCAGTGAACAGCTATCGGTAGGGGTGGGGCAAAGCGTCTATTTCGATGATCGGCGTATCGACCTCGATGGCGACCCCGACAAGCGCCGGCCGGAGGATTACCTGACCGCGGAGCGTTTCTATCAGGCTACACGCGAGCGCTCGCCGCTGGTGACCCGAGTGGATTGGCAGATCAATTCCCGCTGGAGCGCAGGGTACGAATGGCTCTACGATGACCACCGCGACCTGACCGAACGCTCCGCGGTGGATTTGCATTATCGCCATCCGCGCGGGCATGTATTGAACCTTGGCTACCGTTGGGAAATCGAAGGTTTCGACCCTAGCGTGGTACCGGGCGACGATGGTTTTCGCGACTATGACCGCGAGGAGTTCGATGTCTCGTTTGCCTGGAAAGCCACGCCGCAAGTGGATCTGATTGGGCGCTATATTCACGATCAGACCAACCAGCGCTCGCTCGAACAGCTCGCCGGTGTACAGTGGAACGACTGTTGCTACGGCGTGCAAGTGGTATGGCGAGAGTGGGTGGACGACAACGACACCGCCCGGGTGGCCGACGATTATCATGATCGTGGCCTGTTCCTGCGTTTTGTCTTCAAGGGCTTGGGCGGCATAGGCCAGGAAGCGGACAGTTATTTCGAACAAGCGGTTCCGGGCTACCGCGCCGCGGCGTTCTAG
- a CDS encoding aminoglycoside phosphotransferase family protein — MSSSRFDALSDWAARLHQLPPERLALTPAGGDASFRRYFRLTLPSGESRILMDAPPAQEDSRPFLAIARQWDAEGLPVPTVHAHDLNQGFLELDDLGETPLQLTFDEAERRSLQRHTQALAILADLQNRADPSPLPHYDAALLERELDLFPDWCLEHWLGIAPPETWPALRQALIESALAQPQVTVHRDFDAMNLMLHRERLYMIDFQDAVAGPVSYDLVSLLRGRYLRFSTAQFQQLVDAFHSQALRDGRLPATLGLADFLTTVNAMAAQRSLKVLGIFCRLTLRDGKTGYMARLPHFLDHLQDSLGALPVHSDFHAWTEHTLRPALQQRLARENER; from the coding sequence ATGTCCTCTTCTCGATTCGATGCCCTGAGTGACTGGGCGGCACGTCTTCACCAGCTGCCACCGGAGCGCTTGGCGCTGACGCCGGCGGGCGGTGACGCCAGCTTTCGGCGTTACTTTCGCCTCACCTTGCCTTCGGGGGAAAGCCGCATTTTGATGGACGCTCCTCCCGCCCAGGAGGACTCCCGGCCGTTTCTGGCCATCGCCCGGCAGTGGGACGCCGAAGGGCTGCCCGTCCCCACGGTTCACGCCCATGACCTGAACCAGGGTTTTCTGGAACTCGACGACCTGGGCGAGACCCCGTTGCAGTTGACCTTCGATGAAGCCGAACGGCGCTCGTTGCAGCGCCATACCCAGGCACTGGCGATCCTGGCCGATTTGCAGAATCGTGCCGACCCGTCGCCTTTGCCCCATTACGATGCGGCCCTGCTGGAGCGTGAGCTGGATCTGTTCCCCGACTGGTGTCTGGAGCACTGGTTGGGTATCGCCCCGCCTGAAACCTGGCCCGCGCTACGTCAGGCATTGATCGAGTCCGCCCTTGCCCAGCCTCAGGTCACGGTCCATCGCGATTTCGATGCCATGAACCTGATGCTTCATCGGGAGCGGCTGTACATGATCGATTTCCAGGATGCGGTGGCGGGGCCTGTGAGCTACGACCTCGTTTCGCTGCTGCGCGGGCGTTATCTGCGCTTTTCCACCGCTCAGTTCCAGCAGTTGGTGGATGCGTTCCATAGCCAGGCGCTTCGGGACGGAAGGCTGCCCGCTACCCTCGGCCTCGCCGATTTCCTCACGACAGTGAATGCCATGGCCGCCCAGCGCTCGCTCAAGGTACTGGGGATTTTCTGTCGCTTGACCCTACGCGACGGAAAAACCGGCTACATGGCGCGTCTGCCGCACTTTCTCGATCACCTGCAGGACAGTCTCGGCGCCTTGCCCGTCCACAGCGACTTCCACGCCTGGACGGAACACACGTTGCGCCCCGCCCTTCAGCAGCGCCTGGCCCGGGAAAATGAACGATGA
- the murU gene encoding N-acetylmuramate alpha-1-phosphate uridylyltransferase MurU, whose protein sequence is MKAMILAAGLGKRMRPLTDHCPKPLLPVAGKPLLVHHLERLARAGITEVVINVSYRAEQIIQALGDGTRYGVHITWSREAQPLETGGGMRQALTYLGEAPFYLVNGDVWCDTLPLPMALQQDELAHLSLVDNPSHHPHGDFHLDPHGKLSVTGEPKLTYAGIALVDPGLVADEPHGAFALAPLLKRAMTEGRVSGSHYSGHWVDVGTPQRLQELEAHLAGETFS, encoded by the coding sequence ATGAAAGCCATGATCCTGGCAGCTGGCCTGGGCAAGCGCATGCGCCCACTGACCGATCATTGCCCGAAACCGTTACTGCCCGTGGCAGGCAAGCCATTGCTGGTACATCACCTGGAACGCCTGGCGCGTGCAGGAATCACCGAGGTGGTGATCAACGTCAGCTACCGCGCCGAGCAGATCATCCAGGCCCTGGGAGACGGCACTCGCTACGGCGTTCACATCACCTGGAGCCGCGAAGCGCAGCCGCTGGAAACCGGGGGTGGGATGCGCCAGGCCTTGACGTATCTGGGCGAGGCGCCCTTCTATCTAGTCAACGGCGATGTGTGGTGCGACACCCTGCCTCTGCCAATGGCTCTCCAGCAAGATGAACTGGCGCACCTGAGCCTGGTGGACAATCCTTCCCACCATCCCCACGGGGATTTTCATCTCGACCCTCACGGCAAGCTGAGTGTCACGGGAGAACCGAAGCTCACCTACGCCGGCATTGCGCTTGTCGACCCTGGACTGGTGGCCGACGAACCTCACGGCGCCTTCGCCCTGGCGCCACTGCTCAAGCGAGCCATGACCGAGGGCCGGGTGAGCGGGAGCCACTACAGCGGGCACTGGGTGGATGTCGGCACGCCCCAACGCTTGCAGGAGCTGGAGGCTCACCTTGCCGGCGAGACATTTTCTTAA
- a CDS encoding OsmC family protein has translation MKARVSWTDGRQFVAESGSGHSVVIDGPPEHGGRNTGPRPMEMLLMGMGGCTAFDILNILDKSRSNVTDCVAEIEAERADEVPSVFTRIHVHFVITGRELKEKHVQRAVELSAEKYCSASIMLVKGGVDITHSFEIVDA, from the coding sequence GTGAAAGCTCGCGTCAGTTGGACGGATGGCCGCCAGTTCGTGGCGGAATCGGGTAGTGGTCATAGCGTCGTGATCGACGGCCCGCCCGAGCATGGCGGCCGCAATACCGGCCCTCGGCCGATGGAGATGCTGTTGATGGGCATGGGCGGCTGCACCGCCTTCGATATTCTCAACATTCTCGACAAGTCACGCTCGAACGTGACCGACTGCGTGGCCGAGATCGAGGCCGAACGTGCCGACGAAGTGCCGTCGGTATTCACCAGAATTCATGTGCATTTCGTGATCACCGGGCGCGAGCTGAAAGAGAAGCACGTACAGCGCGCCGTGGAGCTGTCGGCGGAGAAATACTGCAGTGCCTCGATCATGCTGGTGAAAGGCGGGGTCGATATCACCCATTCGTTCGAGATTGTCGACGCTTGA
- the speD gene encoding adenosylmethionine decarboxylase — protein MANNLRLHGFNNLTSSLSFNIYDICYAKTEEQRKAYIDYIDELYNAERLTQILKDVTNIIGAHVLNIARQDYEPHGASVTILIAEHELENAAPEQIEPGPGPLPETVVGHLDKSHVTVHSYPESHPDNGISTFRLDIDVSTCGMISPLKALNYLIHSFDSDIVTVDYRVRGFTRDVHGKKLFIDHDITSIQDYLATDTKEAYQMVDVNVYQENMFHTKMLLKDFELDNYLFGTSRRDITFEEARDIEGRLRKEMLEIFYSRNMD, from the coding sequence GTGGCGAACAATCTCCGACTCCACGGGTTTAACAACCTGACCAGCTCTTTGAGCTTCAACATCTATGACATCTGCTACGCCAAGACCGAAGAGCAGCGTAAAGCCTATATCGATTACATCGATGAACTTTACAACGCCGAGCGTCTGACCCAGATACTCAAGGACGTCACCAACATCATCGGCGCCCACGTGCTCAATATCGCACGACAGGATTACGAGCCCCATGGCGCCAGCGTGACCATCCTGATTGCCGAGCATGAGCTCGAGAATGCCGCGCCGGAACAGATCGAACCCGGCCCCGGGCCCTTGCCCGAAACAGTAGTCGGCCATCTGGACAAGAGTCATGTCACCGTACACAGCTATCCGGAATCACACCCGGACAACGGCATCAGTACTTTTCGCCTGGATATAGACGTTTCCACCTGCGGCATGATCAGCCCGTTGAAGGCGCTCAACTACCTGATCCATAGTTTCGATTCGGACATCGTCACCGTGGACTATCGGGTGCGCGGCTTCACTCGGGACGTGCATGGCAAGAAGCTGTTCATCGACCACGATATCACCTCTATCCAGGACTACCTCGCCACGGATACCAAAGAGGCTTATCAGATGGTGGACGTGAACGTGTACCAGGAGAACATGTTCCACACCAAGATGCTGCTCAAGGATTTCGAACTGGACAACTACCTGTTCGGAACCTCGCGCCGCGATATTACCTTCGAGGAAGCTCGCGATATCGAAGGTCGCTTGCGCAAGGAAATGCTGGAAATCTTCTATTCCCGCAATATGGATTGA